Proteins encoded together in one Candidatus Fusobacterium pullicola window:
- a CDS encoding transporter substrate-binding domain-containing protein codes for LNLVNDVAKRLSDACFEDSVFIKYNIANGVNVKTPIKEEKIKECGVMVLKGENKELIEKINNGLVNLKANGVYDKIIAKYLNN; via the coding sequence TTAAATCTGGTAAATGATGTTGCTAAACGTTTATCTGATGCTTGTTTTGAAGATAGTGTATTTATAAAATATAATATAGCAAATGGTGTTAATGTAAAAACACCAATAAAAGAAGAGAAAATAAAAGAGTGCGGAGTAATGGTTTTAAAAGGAGAAAATAAAGAGTTAATTGAGAAAATAAATAATGGTTTAGTTAACTTAAAAGCAAATGGAGTATATGATAAAATTATTGCTAAGTATTTAAATAATTAA
- a CDS encoding DUF4402 domain-containing protein: protein MIKSVKKQLIIFFLFVFNLLSYSKIYKSEVVNISTNESLIIGKTSRLNFNMVMQVEGENITQDDFCSFFKEQGNDFVKISNLEIKNNKYKKRGNNIYFSEINDRLSEKLELPITGTLIFNWNKNTRSVVNRIEEINIGYVNSEQNPILLSINLSDLDPIANIKVEVIDDMDLGTVFSGEKLSTKNVNSNGTPAKIRIEGENNKKIKISIPESMSIVNSKNDTLAVKLGFRENNSNVLEKTLNSNTGKIKDDQTIILDDVLIDGECQSNKNSNGTYEGSFVVRVEYCLDS from the coding sequence GTGATAAAAAGCGTGAAAAAACAGTTGATTATTTTTTTCCTTTTTGTTTTTAACTTGTTAAGTTATTCCAAAATATATAAAAGTGAAGTTGTAAATATTTCAACAAATGAAAGCTTGATTATTGGAAAAACAAGTAGATTAAATTTTAATATGGTTATGCAAGTAGAAGGTGAAAATATTACACAGGATGATTTTTGCTCTTTTTTTAAGGAGCAAGGGAATGATTTTGTAAAAATTAGTAACTTAGAAATAAAGAATAATAAGTATAAAAAAAGAGGGAATAATATTTATTTTTCAGAAATAAATGATCGTTTAAGTGAAAAGTTAGAGTTACCTATTACAGGAACGCTTATATTTAACTGGAACAAAAATACACGAAGTGTTGTCAATAGAATAGAGGAAATAAATATAGGATATGTTAATAGCGAACAGAACCCTATCCTTTTGTCTATAAATCTTTCAGATTTAGATCCAATTGCAAATATAAAGGTTGAAGTTATTGATGATATGGACTTGGGAACTGTCTTTTCTGGAGAAAAATTAAGTACAAAGAATGTAAATAGTAATGGAACTCCAGCTAAGATAAGAATAGAGGGAGAGAATAATAAAAAAATTAAAATAAGCATTCCTGAAAGTATGAGTATTGTCAATAGTAAAAACGATACCTTAGCTGTTAAATTAGGGTTTAGAGAGAATAATAGCAATGTTTTAGAAAAGACTTTAAATAGTAATACTGGAAAAATTAAAGATGACCAAACTATTATTCTTGATGATGTTTTAATAGACGGAGAGTGTCAAAGTAATAAAAATAGTAATGGGACATATGAGGGTAGTTTTGTAGTCAGAGTTGAATACTGTTTAGATAGTTAA
- a CDS encoding fimbria/pilus periplasmic chaperone: MKKIIVGIFIILTTITNAISFTVYPTRFEIDSKSVGIYEAEVVNNTEEPLRVTMYTEEDDNFGKEHNINENIVVVPKNIALKPGASQTVRFRFKPDKNKTDGEYKSNIIFKEIPLDIKSVSKAENNENMTSNVRFITEMAVPVYALGDNLIREGELKNIKINIQGSVMNIEAQTVSKGNSKIEFSYSIKEVNGSYKTDGILGYSLRNGESKISTSIPLEEKLKGKKLEIKIYDTQKEYYKNKVNF, from the coding sequence ATGAAAAAGATTATAGTAGGGATATTTATAATATTAACAACTATTACAAATGCAATAAGTTTTACTGTTTATCCAACGAGATTTGAAATTGATTCAAAATCAGTAGGTATTTATGAGGCAGAGGTAGTGAATAATACAGAGGAGCCATTAAGAGTAACTATGTATACTGAAGAGGATGATAATTTTGGAAAGGAACATAATATTAATGAAAATATTGTGGTAGTTCCTAAAAATATTGCTTTGAAGCCAGGAGCTTCACAAACAGTAAGATTTAGATTTAAACCAGATAAAAATAAAACAGATGGAGAGTATAAATCTAACATTATTTTTAAGGAGATTCCTCTAGATATAAAATCAGTAAGTAAAGCAGAAAATAATGAGAATATGACAAGTAATGTTAGATTTATTACTGAAATGGCTGTACCTGTTTATGCTTTGGGAGATAATTTAATTAGAGAGGGAGAATTAAAAAATATTAAAATAAATATACAGGGTTCAGTCATGAATATCGAGGCACAAACTGTTTCAAAGGGAAACAGCAAAATAGAGTTTTCATACTCAATAAAGGAAGTAAATGGATCATATAAAACTGATGGAATACTTGGATATAGTTTAAGAAATGGGGAAAGTAAGATTTCAACTTCTATACCTTTAGAAGAAAAACTAAAAGGAAAGAAGTTAGAGATAAAAATCTATGATACACAAAAAGAATATTACAAAAACAAAGTAAACTTTTAA
- a CDS encoding spore coat protein U domain-containing protein, with the protein MKKSLLILGLLAVCGIANAADTTMDVTAKVVGSALEVNTTAVNFGEIARNATKSQPDTPGRVSISGDANSRVSVTILNTYNGTADGAVVLSRVADPSDYRKLTYTPYYTVNGTQITAGELQHTGITLDGNGSKEINVAGTLQAPQNIEVGDYSAQMTIKVAYKLQ; encoded by the coding sequence ATGAAAAAAAGTTTATTAATATTAGGATTATTAGCAGTTTGTGGAATAGCAAATGCTGCCGATACTACAATGGATGTTACTGCTAAAGTTGTAGGAAGTGCTTTAGAAGTAAATACAACTGCAGTAAATTTTGGAGAAATTGCTAGAAATGCAACAAAATCTCAACCAGATACTCCAGGAAGAGTTTCTATATCTGGAGATGCAAATAGCCGTGTATCTGTAACTATATTAAATACTTACAATGGAACTGCTGATGGAGCAGTTGTTTTATCAAGAGTTGCTGACCCAAGCGACTATAGAAAGTTAACATATACTCCTTACTATACAGTAAACGGAACACAAATAACAGCTGGTGAATTACAACATACAGGTATAACACTAGATGGAAATGGAAGTAAAGAGATTAATGTAGCAGGAACTTTACAAGCTCCTCAAAACATAGAAGTAGGAGATTACTCTGCTCAAATGACGATTAAGGTAGCTTATAAATTACAATAA